The DNA region ATCGAGTTGGATTCTGCACTTCTGAGTTCGTTGAAACTGTATCTTTGAGTCTGCCTAAACTAGAGGATGAGAAATGGTACATTCTTGACACACATGGTTGATGTTGACCACGTAAAAAATCTGGTACAACGTATATCGGAGGATCATCCATTAGTGGGAAGAAAGAATTTGCATCAAACTGAGGAGATGGTTTGAAATCCGACTCTCGAGTTATAGCAGCCCAATCATTAAGGAACATAGAGATACTATATGCATCAACAATCTTATGTGATATGCATACACTGATTGATATTCCACCACAATCGAAATGACTTAATTGGACCACTAGTAGACTTCTTTCATTGAAGGAACTAAGAGTCCTCCAAGGCAAATCATGGGGGTACACTATATCAGTAGCATGGTTGAGAATTTCAGACATTGGACAACTGACTCGGACGTTTAAAAACTCAGCACCTATGTCATTGCATTCGACATAGGAACATTTATCATCCATGATTAATTTTCCAGCAAGGGGATAATAAAAGACTAATACTTTTGAAAGCGAGTTTTCAAGAATCTGGCTTACATTATTTTCCGATGGTTTAGAGTATAAGACGGCCATTGGAGCATATGCAGGAGTAGCCATGTGATCACTGAAAGAGAGATTGTGACGTCGAAGTGAAGCAGGGGTGGCAGAGGAGGGCTTGATCGTCTTTTTGGAAAGAATCGTCGATAACACCATTTTGTGAGCACAGGTCAGGTCCTTGCAAAATGCAATATTAGTTAGTTTGTCAATGTAAGGTTTAAAATCCTGCAATATAATGTGGAGGAAGAGTGTAATGGTTGACAAAcaacaaaatgattttataacatgACTTGCACGTTCCATGCCCCCTCTCTTTTGCAGCAATAATTGTTAAACAGGTCAAATAAGTATGTTTGAATTAATAGCATGTGCAAGAAGGTTGACTTCATATATAAACGTTGTTAGATTATATAACTTGGTGAATTTTAATCTCTTTCTTCAAGTACCATCAGGAAATTTTAGATATGATACAACTCCAAGTTGACACTCAAAAGACTTTTTTGGTCAAGTGATGTAAATATTACAGCGTGGCTTATAATACTGCTTTCTTTTTAGATTCACTGATCTCCATTTTAGATGTTTCTGCACATATTGTGTAGTTGCAGTTTCTCAAAATTATATGATTTCTTAAACATAAGTCAACATCTAAGTTTATTATAAGAGGTTTTGGTTTTGGATAGACCTGACACTACAAGAAATCAAACTTTTTTGCAATTATACAGAAGGAAATACTCAGGATTTGTGAGGTTCATGTCACTGCCTTTCCAATGCGTTAGATCAGTTTTACCAAGCAGCAAGAATTTCAGATTAGGGAAAACCATTTCATTTGTCTCTGATGCTACATTTTGGTTCAAACAATCACTAAATTTTGGCTCTCTATTGCTTGCTACAAATCAGTTGTTTATTTAGGAGGGTTTCCTTCAATTTTAACTACCCCTTTATCCCTATTAATTGGCAAGTATTCCTCTGACGACTTGATTGTTCGTTGCCTTGTTCATGGTTTTTAATTAAGGAAACCGAAGAATCTACATTAGTAGCCAGAGGAAAAGAAAGCAAAGTGATCACCAAAATAGCGGTGAGCGACGTGGAAACAGCCTAAACTATGAAAATGAGGCTGTGGGAGAGAAATACAAGTTCGTGCTACTAGGCGAAACCATAAGGGATTCAAATTTCTTGAAGAAAAGCATTTGTTCCTCCTTCTCCAAGATAATTCATAGAACGCTATATGAATCAACTAAGTTCGGGAAAATCAAAATTTGCATAAATTATAGGTTTATCTTAGGAGATGAGATTGGATTCGCATCAGCTATCCCATGGAGAAGAATTGAATAATCAAGGAGGCCCGGAGTGCAAAGCAAAATAAACCTCTTTTTGCGGAGAAACTATCATGTCAAGGTAAGCAAGAAACTACGATTTGAACCATGTTAACTAGTCCAAATTTTTAAATGAACCTTAGCTGCTTCTTTGTTCACGTGACTGAAAATAGTGAAGCCATATAATTTTAGTTTCAGTCATCATTCATACCATCTATCTTAGGTTATTCACAATACATTGCATGAACAAAATTCCAATAAAATAGcggtaaaaaaaataaaaaataaaaaaccttcTTCGCCTTTGCCTTGATAAAATTCCACCCCGTGACACTTGGAATTTTTACCAAATAAATTGATTGAAATGGGTTTTAATCGACCGAAACATCTGAGAAAAATTGAAAGTACTGCACTCAAAAATCGAGCATAAACAAGAGATATAGGGGCTAAGAAACTAAACCAGCAAATAATGCAATATCAGAGCTAGTCGATACTCGAGACTATCGCACAAGTATAACCCGCAGGAAGAAAGTGAATCATCTATATAGGACCCTCAGGCCTCAACGCAAAACCAACCAGAGggcaacccccccccccccccccacacttGATAAGCCGATGTAATAACTATCGCAGCAAACATAGTGGCCAGAAACAACAGGGggggtagagagagagagattttagTTTTACCTAATCTGATTACTTGACGACTACTCGGAGCAAATAGATTGCCCTGATACAAACAACAAATGGGCCATTATTATACACTACAACCCCAGAAATGCTCTGGTTTGGGAGAACCTAATATATTCAACTCTCACTGGCAAAAATTACTTAGTCTACATATGTGAAGATTCTTAGATCCGACGTATATAGCTAAGGAGTATTCCCATTTCCAGAAAACTGGATTTCGATCATCTCGACTTCTTTCCTAAGCTTTCCTTGGTATAACAGAGATAGTAAAGCTCATACCACATACCAATACCCAACTTCAGGCCCAGCCTCACTATTCACACTGATCTATAAGATATAGTACATGACCAGAGTGATGAATACACAATAGGCTGGCAGAGTTGAGGTGTTTGTCTCCATGTGCTGAACGATGACTGTTCACAAAAGTTGGGAGAACCATTGTTGGTGAACTACTCCCGATGCTCTATACAACTCGAACCCAAGTCCCACCACACATGGGACAGCCATATGCCCACCGGCTGATCCACCACACTTCCTTCTCATTTTGAGTGGTGGAAGGGTTGCCACCTGGTGAAGCAAAAGCTGAAGTCTGTCTCAGACATCTTATGCACTGCAAGAAACAGTAAACACTGTAAGTTGAGAACTAAACTGAAACTACGATCAAAATTTCTTGTTGAGCTACTCCATATCAGTGAGGTCTCGTCATTGCAGCAACAAAATATTATAGGAATACGACATGTTTACTAACCTTTTGGTCTTAAATAGAAAgacactaaataaaatgaaattaatgCTAACCGCAATTAAAACTAAATATGGATGGAGAATAGGGTTCGAGTGAAGCTTGCTTGTTTTGCtttcccaaaatatataattgGGTGGATGTTACACAGTTACTAACTGATGGCTATAGCATATTTCATCATAAAAGCCAACGACTGATCAGCAAGATGCACATGATGTGGCCTACAGACTAACTTCCATTAActgataaaaaaataagtagatccaacaccaacatacaagTTGATCTATGCAGCATTAAATATACACACCTACGAAAATCTAAAACAAGATTATACACACATGGGTGAATCGCGCATGGTAGGTAAAAAACTGAAATATAACTATTATCATTTGGTATGCAACACTGGTTAATGAAACATTTAAATCTGTTAATCTAGCATTCTAAAATAACTTACCATAAGAAGTTTTAACAtttaaaaatcataaataaagcTTTTAGGTAGCAAATAAAACATTTATGACATAAAAATACTTCCCAACTCAAATGCAAAATAAAGAG from Lycium ferocissimum isolate CSIRO_LF1 chromosome 2, AGI_CSIRO_Lferr_CH_V1, whole genome shotgun sequence includes:
- the LOC132045488 gene encoding acylsugar acyltransferase 3-like, which produces MVLSTILSKKTIKPSSATPASLRRHNLSFSDHMATPAYAPMAVLYSKPSENNVSQILENSLSKVLVFYYPLAGKLIMDDKCSYVECNDIGAEFLNVRVSCPMSEILNHATDIVYPHDLPWRTLSSFNERSLLVVQLSHFDCGGISISVCISHKIVDAYSISMFLNDWAAITRESDFKPSPQFDANSFFPLMDDPPIYVVPDFLRGQHQPCVSRMYHFSSSSLGRLKDTVSTNSEVQNPTRFEVAIALIHKCGREASKANNSGLFKPSLSCHLMNLRPPLPLNTIGNGVHFFNTIAVTEDEIQVPHFVAQIRKAKQHLRDQLASRSLMEIKLEPEGANIMEREYDFYLCASLCRLGLYKADFGWGSPTRVTPPKNPMKNNLTFLDDPNGDGINALVTLTEADMSIFQSNKELLEFAVPLV